TCCTCTTTACGGTCTTCCTCGTCTATTTCTGAACAATAGTCATAGAAGCTCCCGTCTCCTTGCTGGAGTGTGTCCTCATTCAGATAGTTTTCTTTGTCTATCGGCTCCGTTGAAATTTGAAAAATCCTGCTGTGCATAATTGTAAATTTTAGATTGTCAAATATTTTCTTTTTTTCCTTTTCTTGAAACTCTTTTGGCTTCTCGTCGGGGAATGATTTTTATGCAGGACTGACAGCGGGAAAAGGACGGATAAGGCAAGTAAACAGTGTACGGGATGAAACGGAATACCCAACCGCCCAATGTAAGAGCACAGTCAGGCTCGTCCGACTATGCCCTGCAACGAGGTGGGGAGTGAAAGTCAATCTTCGATTTGTGGAAGGCTGCCGTGAAGAATATCCGGGAACCGTTAGTGAAAGCGATACTTGACGACCAGACGCACGCTGTACCTTTGCATATAAAATCTCTCCGAAGAGAATTGCCGACGTGAGATGAAAAGAGACCATAATTGAGAAACGCTATTATTCATAAGGGGAAAAGACTATTCGTGGTTGTTATAAATGCTTGATTAACATGAAAATACAATTCGCGCCATAAAATAATCCTTTCTTGAAATAAAAATCACAGAAAAAGAAACAAGATTAAAAAATAACCATTAACTTTGCACCAGTCAAGTTTCCAATCGAAGCGTCGAACGGAATTAAAAGGGAATCCCGGTGAAAATCCGGAGCTGTACTCGCAGCTGTAAGTCCTATTAAAGTTTATCGCACTCTTTGCCACTGGTGAAAGCTGGGAAGGCGCGATAAGCGGGATGAGCCAGAAGACCTGCTTGATGAGATAGATTTAGTGACCACGGGATAATTGGCATTAGATTAAAATGAACAGAGGCTCGTCCACAGGCACCTATATTCTTTTTGATAACCGATTTCTCATTCGTTGCAAATCTGTCGCAATAAAAACGAATGTGTGTTTAAACTTTTTGTTTAACTTTTAATAATTAAGTTATGAAAAAGAATTTTAGATTCTTGGCAATGGCTGTTGTAGCAATGGCCGCCGCAGTGTTCACGGGATGTTCATCCGACGATGACTTCCTTGCTCCGTATGAGGAGAGTGCGATTCAAACCCGCGCGATAAGTTCTACCAATGCGCTTATCGATTTTGATAACGTACCTTCCAGCGTAATGGCTTCTGACCAGTATGGAAACAATCTCTATTCTGCCACGGCCAACGGCAAGCAGGTAACGACCGGCTACATCACTCAAATCGGGCAAACCGGTACGTACATTCAGTTCCCGATTAACTATTTGGAACAAGAATGGGTAAGCGGACAGCCTTGGGAATATGAATTTTGGAATGGTGGTTTTGCCATCTCTAATTTCCATAATCTGACACAGGGGGATTATCAAAACCAATGTAGCGTGTACTGGCCCAACGGCGGTCATAGCGGTAAAAATTTTGCTGTAGCTTTCGGTTATAGCGATTCATACAATGATTCACAAGCAACCTATGACAAATGTGCGAAGATTTACCTGACCGATGCAACCGGCTACAGAGTCGTTACCACAAACACTCCTGTCAAGGGTACACCGAAATATGGTAAATTCAACAGCGTATGGGTTTGTAATACGACTTATACCTACTTAGTCATGAAGGATGGCAACTCGTTTACACAAGGCTCTTTGTCGGCACAAAAAGGATGGTTTAAGGTGGTATTTGTTGCGTTGGATGCGACGGGTAAACCTACAGGTAAGGAAGTAGAATACTATTTGGCAAACTTCGATTCCAGTAAAGATGCAGAATCAGGTTTGACCAATAAAATCCGTACCGGATGGAATCAAGTGGATTTAAGCGGTTTAGGTGACAGCGTATGTACTGTAGCTATCAATTTCGAAGGAAGCGATTCAAGCGCATACGGATTGAACACTCCTGCTTACGTTGCTATAGACGATATTGATGTAACCGTAAACGAATAACATGAATTTGGGGCAAATGCTTTTTAACGGCAAGTGCAAAGTATTTGCCCCTTTTTATTATATCCCAATGGAGATTGTAATCAAATACTTTCTTCAAGGGAATTTCAGCATTAAAATTATAAATATAATGAAGAAGTATTTGCTTTTATTCTCCTTGACGATATTTCTATTTGCATGCAACAAAGACGAAGAAATATCGCAGGACGTGATATTGCCTCCTGTCATTGAGTTGGATAGCGAGGACGGAATCTACGTTGTAAAGATAGGAAAAGAGGTCGTTATTGAGCCGACCTATCAGAATGTCGATTACGCCGTTTATTCATGGAAATGCAACGGTCGTATCATTTCCGACGAGCCTCAATTGAAATACATTTTCAACGAATGCGGTTCGTATTACGTTACCCTGCGTGTGGATACGAGGGATGCCAGCACAGAGGAAGAAATTCGTGTGGATGTCAATGAATTGGCTCCGCCCGTTATTTCATTGGTAACCCCCTCTATAGGGCTTAAAGTTGTCGCAGGACGCGAGTATATCCTTACACCCGACATTCAAAATGCAGAAGGAGCTACTTATTTGTGGACTCTTAACGGAAACGAAGTCGGAACGGAAAATACTTATACATTCAAGCAAGATGAGTTGGGAACTTATGAACTGACCTTAACCGTAACAAATGAAGACGGACAATCAAAGAAGACAGTTTCTATTGAGGTTGTCGATAAACTTCCGATTGAAATCGTAGTTCCGTCATCTTTATATTTTACCGAGAATAATACCAAATACGTAGAATTAGGACGTACTTTGTTTGTCCGCCCCTTTGTATCAATAAGTGCCGAGCCTTCTTATCAATGGAGTTTGGACGGGCAACCGATTGAGGGAGCCAATTCTTTGGTTTACGGTTTCAAACCCGCTAAAACCGGAGAACACACGCTTACCTTTACTGTGAAATACGACAATCAAGATACAAAAGCAGTGCTCACCCGTAATATTTCGGTCTCCGGTGTCGATGAAGTCAGTGTCAATATTCCGGTGAAATGTTGTGAAGCGGCCGGAAAAAGACCTTTTGCTGCCGGAAATTCCATTTACAGCAATAAAGTATATGAATTTGTTCCGGCTCCGGGACAATTTGTAAACGAAACGAATACAGCAGGTTTCAATGGGGAAAGCACGCACGAAGCAGCCTGTGCTTACGCACAAAAACGTCTTGATAATGAACAATATGTTTCTCTTGGAGGTTGGGGAGGATATATCGTAGTAGGATTCGACCACAGTATCGAAAACAAAGGCGGTTATGATTTTTCCATCAAAGGAAATGCCTTTGATTCGTCAAATGAACCGGGCATTGTATGGGTAATGCAAGATGTCAATGGAGACGGCTTGCCCAACGATGAATGGTATGAACTGAAGGGTTCTGAATATGGAAAACCCGAAACCATTCAGGACTATGCCGTAACTTATTTCCGTCCCGGTCCCAACATGGATACTCAATGGCAGGACAACAAGGGAAATAAAGGAGCGATTGACCGTCTCGGCAACTATCACCCGCAAGAGTTTTATTATCCTTTGTGGATTGAAGCGGATTCCTATACGTTATACGGCACATGCCTGAAAGCACGTACCGAACAAAGCCCGTCGACAGGCATGTGGTCCAATAATCCGTTCGGATGGGGATATGCCGATAATATTGGTGATGATATGCCCAATAAAGACAATCCTAACGCGGGAGCACTTGGAAACTATTTTAAGATTTCCGATGCAGTCAATATCGACGGTACACCTGCAAACCTTTCCCATATCGACTTTATCAAGGTGCAGACCGGAGTCAATGTAAAAGCCGGATGGTTAGGGGAAAATTCCACGGAAGTTTTCAAGTTCTGTGATGAAAACAACAATAACGACAAATAAAATTCATTATGAACAAAATATATCATTTCATCCTATTCTGTTTCGCTACGCTCTGCCTTGCTGCATGTAGTGATGACGACCCTGAAGTAAGCGGAATAGACGGCAAGGATCACTTCATCTCCGAGTTTGCTCTAACTGTAGATGGCATTACCTATCAAGCCATGATAGTCGGGGACAAGATTACAGTTGAGATACCTTATAATACCAGTCTGAAAGGGGCTACCGTAGAGTATGCCCTTTGCGAGGGAGCCTCTATTAACCCGAATCCATCAACCATAGAGGATTGGGAAAATGAATGGAAATTCGTAGTCACCTCCAGAATGCAGGAGAGCAAAGTATATTCCTATACTTATCAATATGCAGACATCGAACAGAGCGGCAGCGTGGTACTTGCCACGCAATCCGAGGTGGATAATTTTGCCAAGACAGGAATAAACAAAATCGAAGGCAGCCTGACCATCGGAACGGCAGACGGAGAAGAAATCACCAATCTGGACGGACTTGCCAACCTGAAACAAATCAGTAACTCTCTTGTTATCAATCCGTCTTACAAAGGAGCGGATTTGACGGGGTTGGATAATCTGGAACAACTCGGAAGTTTCAAATTAGGATCGACAACTTCTACCAGTAAAAACATAACGCTCAAAACGGTTAATCTGCCCTCTTTGCTTGGAGTGACCGGCGATTTTGTCGTTAACAGTTCTGTCATTGAAAAAATATCCATACCCAAAGTCGAGTTCATTGGTGAGGATATGTATATAACCTCCGATGCTTTGCTTGATTTGGATGCAAATGCCGTTGAATCTGTCGGAGCTTCCTTAATTGTCAAAGGTTCGGTAGCACAAAAAGAATCAGCGACAACCGAAGCCATTGTTTTCTCAGCGCTCAAACGGGTCGGGAATGAACTTACAGTCCAATATTTTCCCAAACTGCAAGGAATTTATCTACCGGCATTGGAAAGTGTGGCCGGTACTGCCTCATTCTCCGATATGTCCTCCATCGGAAGTCTTGCAATGACCGAATTACATTCGGTTGGAGGACTGACTATAAAAAATTGCAAAGAGATTTCCATTGTTGAACTTCCCGGTCTTATTTCCTGCGGAGAGACCAGTGTGGATGCGAATAAAGTCAATAAGTTTAATATATCTTCTTTGAAAGATGTACTCGGTGATATGACTTTAAGTAATCTGCTCATAGAAGAACTGGATTTGTCCCAGATAAATTTTAACGGGAATACACTTACCCTACAATGTAAGCAACTAAATAAAATCGTAGGTTCGGAAACATTTAACGGTAGCCTTCTTCTGCTTCCTAAAAATTGTCGATTGACCGAATTGACTCTTGAGGGAATCTCAAATATAGAGGGCGACTTCCAATGCAAAGATTATTTTTATGTAAAAGAATTTGTTATGCCATTTATTCGTGTGGCAGGAAATATGACTATTGCATTGAATTCGGGAAGTGTTGATACGGGTGCGGAAATTGAATTTCCTAAATTGCAGGAAATAGGAGGTACTTTAACATTAGAAAATAATACGAATGCAAATAATATTACCTTCCCGTCATTGAAAAAAATTCTCGGTTCATGTTCGGTTACGACTGATTTTCTTAAGAATGATATTGAGTTTACCAGTTTGGAAAGCATTGGGACGGATGGAGCAAATACACAAATTGAGTTTAAGATTGATGTTACTAATATTTTATGTCCCAAATTAAAAACGATAAACGGACTGTTTAATATTGTAACATCTACTGTTGTATGGGGTATGACGGCTGATGAGGTGTCTTATCCTACCGTTGAATCAATATCCGAAAATCTTTCAATAACATGCCCGTATTCTGATTTTGGTTCTAATGGTATTTTGTCCATTGATTTTTCAGGTCTCAAATCAGTAAAAGGGATTAGTATAAGCGGGCAAGGAGATGTTAGCGATTTCAGTTCTTTCAAATACCTGTTTGAAAACAATGTTCTAACAGGAGAATCTCAATGGTCTGTCAGAGAATGTGCTTATAACCCCACATACCAAGATATGAAAGACGGGAAGTACAAGCCTGCCGAATAGATAACCAAACAATAAGTTTTCTGCCAATCCTCGGTATGCTTACCGTAAGGTAAGACTACCGGGGATTAACTATAAAAATAACGGTATGACCTATCACCAATTGAAATATCTGCTATGGAGCGTAGTTGTCGGAGTGACACTATCCTTGACATCCTGCATGAAGTGGGACTACGGCGATGCCGTAGAAGACTTCAATGCCACGGGAGCCGGACTGTTCATCACCAACGAGGGCAACTTCCAGTACGGCAATGCTACCTTGTCCTATTACGACCCTGCGACCAAACAGGTACAGAACGAAATCTTCTTCCGTGCCAACGGCATGAAACTCGGCGACGTGGCGCAGTCGATGACCATCTACGACAACAAGGGCTGGGTCGTGGTGAACAACTCCCACGTGATTTTCGCCATCGACCTGAACACCTTCAAGGAGGTGGGACGCATCGAGAACCTGACCTCGCCGCGCTACATTCATTTCCTAAGCGACGAAAAAGCCTACGTCACCCAACTGTGGGACAACCGCATCTTCATCATCAACCCGAAGAAATATGAAATTACCGGCTACATTCAAGTGCCGGACATGACGATGGAAAGCGGCTCGACGGAGCAGATGGTGCAGTACGGCAAATACGTCTATTGCAACTGCTGGTCGTATCAGAACCGCATCATCAAAATCGACACCGAAACCGACCAAGTGGTCGATGAACTGAAGGTCGGCATACAACCGACATCGCTGGTCATGGACAAGTACAACAAGATGTGGACGGTGACCGACGGCGGTTACGAAGGCAGCCCCTACGGTTACGAAGCCCCGTCGCTCTACCGCATCGACGCCGAGACATTCACGGTGGAGAAGCAGTTCAAGTTCAAGTTGGGCGACTGGCCCTCGGAGGTACAGCTCAATGGCGACAGGGACAAACTCTACTGGATCAACAAGGCCATTTGGAGCATGGACGTGACAGCCAGCCATGTGCCGGTGCGTCCGTTCCTCGAATACAGCGGCACGATTTATTACGGACTGACGGTAAACCCCGCCAACGGGGAAGTATACATCGCCGATGCCATCGACTACCAGCAGCAGGGCATGATTTACCGCTACTCGCCCGAAGGGAAATTGATAGATGAATTTTATGTCGGGATTATCCCCGGTGCATTTTGTTGGAAATGAAGAATAAATTGCGGCATATATACCATATTATTTTCATCACGAAAAGACAGGAGATGACGATTCCAATGACAACCAAAGGAATGATTCTCGATCAGATGGTACAAATTTTCACAAGGAAAGGCTGTCATGTCTATGCCTGCAATGCTTTTCTCAATCATGTTCATATACTTGTAGAGATACCATCTCCCACGGACTTCGCAAAGATTATCAATAAAGTAAAAAGTTCTACAGGCGTTGTCTATCGAAAATATCCGGAATATGCGGATTTTTCAGGATGGGCAGCCGGATTTGATTCGTTTAGCGTGTCATTCAATGATCTGAATCGGGTAAAACACCACATTGAGAAACAAGAGACGGTTCATCAGGAACTTTCATTCGAGGACGAATACGACCAACTGCTTGAAGAAAACGGATTCAATGCCTATCAAGATTTTATGCGGGCATCATTCTCTGCATATGCTGCGGTAAATAACCATATTAAAAACAAAAGGAAATGACATATACAAAATATTTACTTTTCTCAATATTGGTTGTCTGTCCATCCGTGCTGTCTGCGCAGGGAATCACCCGGCGTATTCACCAGATAGACGAGGTGACCGTATGGGGCAAACGGCCGATGAAGGAAATCGGCGTGCAGAAGACGAAGTTCGATTCACTCGCACTGAAAGAAAATATCGCCCTCTCGATGGCGGACATCCTGACGTTCAACTCGTCCGTGTTTGTCAAGAGCTACGGCCGCGCCACGCTCTCGACCGTCGCCTTCCGAGGCACGTCGCCCAGCCATACGCAGGTGACGTGGAACGGGATGCGCATCAACAACCCCATGCTCGGCATGACCGACTTCTCCACCATTCCGTCCTACTTCATCGACCAGGCATCGCTGCTGCACGGTACTTCATCGGTGAACGAAACGGGCGGTGGACTGGGCGGTCTGGTCAAACTCGGCACGGCTCCTGAAGTCGCTGAAGGGTTCAACGCCCAGTACGTGCAGGGCATCGGCTCGTTCAAGACCTTCGATGAGTTCGCCCGCTTCACCTACGGAAGTGAGCGGTGGCACGTCTCCACCCGTGCGGTCTATTCTTCCTCGCCTAACGATTACAAGTACACCAACCACGACAAAAAGATAAACATCTACGACGAGGATA
The Bacteroides caecimuris DNA segment above includes these coding regions:
- a CDS encoding DUF4465 domain-containing protein; protein product: MKKNFRFLAMAVVAMAAAVFTGCSSDDDFLAPYEESAIQTRAISSTNALIDFDNVPSSVMASDQYGNNLYSATANGKQVTTGYITQIGQTGTYIQFPINYLEQEWVSGQPWEYEFWNGGFAISNFHNLTQGDYQNQCSVYWPNGGHSGKNFAVAFGYSDSYNDSQATYDKCAKIYLTDATGYRVVTTNTPVKGTPKYGKFNSVWVCNTTYTYLVMKDGNSFTQGSLSAQKGWFKVVFVALDATGKPTGKEVEYYLANFDSSKDAESGLTNKIRTGWNQVDLSGLGDSVCTVAINFEGSDSSAYGLNTPAYVAIDDIDVTVNE
- a CDS encoding PKD-like domain-containing protein, which codes for MNLGQMLFNGKCKVFAPFYYIPMEIVIKYFLQGNFSIKIINIMKKYLLLFSLTIFLFACNKDEEISQDVILPPVIELDSEDGIYVVKIGKEVVIEPTYQNVDYAVYSWKCNGRIISDEPQLKYIFNECGSYYVTLRVDTRDASTEEEIRVDVNELAPPVISLVTPSIGLKVVAGREYILTPDIQNAEGATYLWTLNGNEVGTENTYTFKQDELGTYELTLTVTNEDGQSKKTVSIEVVDKLPIEIVVPSSLYFTENNTKYVELGRTLFVRPFVSISAEPSYQWSLDGQPIEGANSLVYGFKPAKTGEHTLTFTVKYDNQDTKAVLTRNISVSGVDEVSVNIPVKCCEAAGKRPFAAGNSIYSNKVYEFVPAPGQFVNETNTAGFNGESTHEAACAYAQKRLDNEQYVSLGGWGGYIVVGFDHSIENKGGYDFSIKGNAFDSSNEPGIVWVMQDVNGDGLPNDEWYELKGSEYGKPETIQDYAVTYFRPGPNMDTQWQDNKGNKGAIDRLGNYHPQEFYYPLWIEADSYTLYGTCLKARTEQSPSTGMWSNNPFGWGYADNIGDDMPNKDNPNAGALGNYFKISDAVNIDGTPANLSHIDFIKVQTGVNVKAGWLGENSTEVFKFCDENNNNDK
- a CDS encoding DUF4971 domain-containing protein, whose product is MNKIYHFILFCFATLCLAACSDDDPEVSGIDGKDHFISEFALTVDGITYQAMIVGDKITVEIPYNTSLKGATVEYALCEGASINPNPSTIEDWENEWKFVVTSRMQESKVYSYTYQYADIEQSGSVVLATQSEVDNFAKTGINKIEGSLTIGTADGEEITNLDGLANLKQISNSLVINPSYKGADLTGLDNLEQLGSFKLGSTTSTSKNITLKTVNLPSLLGVTGDFVVNSSVIEKISIPKVEFIGEDMYITSDALLDLDANAVESVGASLIVKGSVAQKESATTEAIVFSALKRVGNELTVQYFPKLQGIYLPALESVAGTASFSDMSSIGSLAMTELHSVGGLTIKNCKEISIVELPGLISCGETSVDANKVNKFNISSLKDVLGDMTLSNLLIEELDLSQINFNGNTLTLQCKQLNKIVGSETFNGSLLLLPKNCRLTELTLEGISNIEGDFQCKDYFYVKEFVMPFIRVAGNMTIALNSGSVDTGAEIEFPKLQEIGGTLTLENNTNANNITFPSLKKILGSCSVTTDFLKNDIEFTSLESIGTDGANTQIEFKIDVTNILCPKLKTINGLFNIVTSTVVWGMTADEVSYPTVESISENLSITCPYSDFGSNGILSIDFSGLKSVKGISISGQGDVSDFSSFKYLFENNVLTGESQWSVRECAYNPTYQDMKDGKYKPAE
- a CDS encoding glutaminyl-peptide cyclotransferase, with protein sequence MTYHQLKYLLWSVVVGVTLSLTSCMKWDYGDAVEDFNATGAGLFITNEGNFQYGNATLSYYDPATKQVQNEIFFRANGMKLGDVAQSMTIYDNKGWVVVNNSHVIFAIDLNTFKEVGRIENLTSPRYIHFLSDEKAYVTQLWDNRIFIINPKKYEITGYIQVPDMTMESGSTEQMVQYGKYVYCNCWSYQNRIIKIDTETDQVVDELKVGIQPTSLVMDKYNKMWTVTDGGYEGSPYGYEAPSLYRIDAETFTVEKQFKFKLGDWPSEVQLNGDRDKLYWINKAIWSMDVTASHVPVRPFLEYSGTIYYGLTVNPANGEVYIADAIDYQQQGMIYRYSPEGKLIDEFYVGIIPGAFCWK
- a CDS encoding transposase — protein: MKNKLRHIYHIIFITKRQEMTIPMTTKGMILDQMVQIFTRKGCHVYACNAFLNHVHILVEIPSPTDFAKIINKVKSSTGVVYRKYPEYADFSGWAAGFDSFSVSFNDLNRVKHHIEKQETVHQELSFEDEYDQLLEENGFNAYQDFMRASFSAYAAVNNHIKNKRK